One Malus domestica chromosome 11, GDT2T_hap1 genomic region harbors:
- the LOC103420604 gene encoding G-type lectin S-receptor-like serine/threonine-protein kinase LECRK3, whose translation MAWPLINRLFFLLMFLPFSTLAQTSKNISLGSSLTALKDGNPSWPSPSGEFAFGFREVAKDGFLLAIWFDEIPNKTIVWSANRDNLVPKGSKVELTVDGEFILNDATGKRIWYTQSAGSGVAYASMLDTGNFVLANRSSSYVWESFSHPTDTILPSQTLNQNGILYARYTATNYSTGRFLFSLQPDGNLVLATTKFPQNAPNEAYWLVRNPNTGFRFIFNESGFMYVTSKNGSLLSTIPSTMVSTQDFYQRATLEYNGVFRHYVYPKSNSSSSGRWNMAWSTSSYEPPNICMSILESSGGGACGFNGLCKLEDQGPTCQCPNGYSFIDPNDELRGCKPDFVPQSCGEDSKEETDPFDIQELQNADYYGGDYADFREVSEDWCRQNCLDDCFCGVALFRTGQCVKKRLPFPNGRIHPNLTGKLLIKVGKRNPNVKSGGCANTEKKDHKTLILFGSVILSGSGVLNFLLPLITYLVVSRSYSRKAKVSQTHPVISGMNLKHFTYEELNNATNQFKEELGRGASAIVFKGVLASDNGKSVAVKSLDTRVGENDLEFKAEVSAIGRTNHRNLVQLLGFCYEGEHRILVYEFMSNGSLAGVLFGESMPNWYQRRQIALEIARGLLYLHEESSSQIIHCDIKPQNILLDENLTARISDFGLAKLLRIDQTLTMTGIRGTKGYVAPEWFKRLPITAKVDIYSYGILLLEIIFCRKHFEAAAEDEGPTILADWAYDCYKQNKLHQLFKNNDEAMHDMKMVEKYVLIAIWCIQEDPSLRPNMKKVTLMLEGTVEVSAPPDPSSFISSIL comes from the coding sequence ATGGCTTGGCCACTGATAAATcgtctcttcttccttttaatGTTTCTACCATTTTCCACCCTAGCTCAAACTTCCAAAAACATTTCTTTAGGCTCGTCCCTCACTGCACTGAAAGATGGTAACCCGTCCTGGCCATCACCATCTGGTGAATTTGCTTTCGGCTTTCGAGAAGTAGCAAAAGATGGGTTCCTACTAGCCATTTGGTTCGATGAGATACCAAATAAAACTATTGTCTGGTCAGCCAATCGGGATAATCTAGTGCCAAAGGGATCCAAAGTGGAGCTTACGGTCGATGGAGAGTTTATTCTCAATGATGCAACTGGCAAGCGAATATGGTACACTCAATCTGCCGGTAGTGGAGTTGCTTATGCATCCATGCTAGACACCGGAAATTTTGTGCTGGCGAATCGAAGTTCATCCTATGTGTGGGAAAGCTTTAGTCATCCAACCGATACAATTCTACCCTCACAAACTCTAAATCAGAATGGCATACTCTATGCGCGCTACACGGCAACAAATTACTCGACTGGTAGATTCCTGTTTTCGCTACAACCTGATGGGAATCTTGTACTTGCGACTACAAAGTTCCCACAAAATGCGCCCAATGAAGCGTATTGGTTGGTGCGAAATCCAAATACTGGATTTCGATTCATCTTCAACGAGTCTGGCTTTATGTACGTCACATCCAAGAACGGAAGCTTACTCAGTACCATACCATCCACTATGGTTTCAACGCAAGATTTCTACCAGAGAGCAACACTAGAGTATAATGGAGTATTTAGGCACTATGTTTACCCGAAAAGCAATAGCTCGAGCTCTGGAAGATGGAATATGGCTTGGTCCACTTCCTCATACGAACCTCCAAACATCTGCATGTCGATTTTGGAATCTAGCGGCGGTGGTGCATGTGGCTTTAACGGCTTATGTAAGCTTGAAGATCAAGGACCGACTTGCCAGTGCCCAAATGGTTACTCCTTTATTGATCCAAATGATGAGCTCAGAGGATGTAAGCCAGACTTTGTTCCACAAAGTTGTGGTGAAGACTCGAAGGAGGAAACAGATCCTTTCGATATTCAAGAGCTGCAAAACGCAGATTATTACGGCGGAGATTACGCGGATTTTAGGGAGGTATCTGAGGATTGGTGCAGACAGAATTGCCTAGATGATTGTTTTTGTGGCGTGGCTTTGTTCAGAACCGGACAATGTGTTAAGAAGAGACTCCCTTTCCCGAATGGGAGGATTCATCCCAATCTTACTGGAAAACTTCTGATAAAAGTTGGGAAACGAAATCCGAATGTGAAATCAGGTGGATGTGCCAACACAGAAAAGAAAGACCATAAAACTTTGATCCTTTTCGGATCAGTCATCCTGAGTGGCTCTGGGGTTCTAAACTTCCTCCTACCATTGATTACATATTTGGTTGTCTCGCGATCCTATTCGAGAAAAGCGAAGGTGAGTCAAACTCATCCAGTCATCTCTGGTATGAATTTGAAGCATTTCACTTATGAGGAGCTAAACAACGCTACGAACCAATTCAAGGAAGAACTAGGACGCGGTGCTTCTGCAATAGTTTTCAAAGGAGTTCTAGCCTCAGATAATGGGAAGAGCGTTGCTGTCAAAAGCTTAGACACTAGGGTCGGAGAAAATGATTTGGAATTCAAAGCGGAAGTAAGTGCTATTGGCAGAACAAACCACAGAAATTTAGTCCAGCTACTTGGATTTTGTTACGAGGGAGAGCACCGAATTCTTGTGTATGAGTTTATGAGCAACGGATCTTTAGCAGGTGTCCTCTTTGGAGAGTCGATGCCAAACTGGTACCAAAGGAGGCAAATCGCCTTGGAAATTGCAAGAGGGCTGTTGTATTTGCATGAGGAAAGTAGCAGCCAAATCATACATTGCGACATCAAgcctcaaaacattcttcttgATGAAAATCTCACTGCAAGAATTTCTGACTTTGGTTtagcaaagcttttgagaatcgACCAGACTCTAACCATGACCGGAATCAGGGGAACAAAAGGTTATGTGGCCCCTGAATGGTTCAAAAGGTTGCCTATCACGGCCAAGGTTGATATTTACAGCTACGGAATTCTGTTGTTAGAGATAATTTTCTGCAGGAAGCATTTCGAGGCAGCGGCTGAGGATGAAGGTCCAACGATATTAGCTGATTGGGCCTACGATTGCTATAAGCAGAATAAGCTGCACCAGCTATTCAAGAATAACGATGAGGCAATGCATGACATGAAGATGGTGGAGAAGTATGTGCTGATTGCAATATGGTGCATTCAGGAGGATCCATCGCTTAGACCTAACATGAAGAAAGTCACATTGATGCTCGAAGGAACCGTCGAAGTCTCAGCTCCACCCGATCCATCTTCTTTCATAAGTTCAATACTTTAA
- the LOC108174629 gene encoding DEAD-box ATP-dependent RNA helicase 20-like, translated as MVKRSNDPNGKRSRTRRRLSGLNAVGDGDGDGDAAQGTSKVRNGRVQLGTSKFATLLRVKESTRQRKPKRREITTSVEVQECRHRVKEYRQLRGITVSSRNVPKPIRTLGRTPFPEYVKDEFSKAGFVRPTPIQAQAWPVALEGRDLIGIAPPGSGKTLAYLLPAIVHVKSQKRLSCGDGPIVLILAPTCERARQIQQECTKFAAAHIFALLGGELDCYKNSLVACGVGILIDTPEAVLHALESCHTNLQRVTYLVVDGADWMLAEEGVAEEGEDCKSLVQEVLSQIPPDCQKLFWGSSWPEEADELARPFLRDAIKVEIGSPVLKATHPIVQIVDIVAEDQKYDKLVGLLGDIADGSRILIFMNIKNGCESCSLLSQKLSNEGYAVSVHENVSQSERVQIISGLKGGYVPIMIATDVAACDPVLKNVKYVINYDFPGSIDDYVYRIILAEPKGTAYTFFTTANARCAKELTILLEEAGQKVSPELEALARDVRYPASCRAGMPLGIGSNLIGKGTVGYYATIYRHCPEMKSYATFTVNTVNKKKKLQLHFVRLVEAYEYFSCLPIRVIYLTIEAVDGPACEMNAYGAIVVKWGITREVKTVYFGSVKPSGRMSALFDIRKKIGYRVYNIWPESSRKLDEFPSLADDDYMRQRKRKGARRVATA; from the exons ATGGTGAAGCGCTCCAATGACCCCAATGGGAAGCGTTCTCGGACAAGAAGAAG ACTCAGTGGGTTGAATGCtgttggtgatggtgatggtgatggtgatgctgCTCAAGGCACCTCAAAAGTTAGGAATGGGCGAGTGCAATTGGGCACCTCAAAATTTGCTACTCTTCTTCGAGTCAAGGAGTCTACAAGGCAACGGAAGCCGAAGCGGAGGGAAATTACTACCTCCGTAGAGGTCCAAGAGTGTAGGCACCGGGTCAAAGAGTATAGGCAGCTAAGGGGAATTACTGTTTCAAGCCGCAATGTTCCAAAACCCATCAGGACTTTGGGTCGCACTCCGTTTCCGG AATATGTTAAGGATGAATTTTCAAAAGCTGGATTCGTCAGGCCTACACCAATTCAAGCTCAAGCATGGCCAGTGGCTTTGGAGGGCCGTGATCTCATTGGAATTGCTCCACCAGGATCCGGGAAGACGCTAGCGTATCTATTGCCTGCAATTGTCCATGTAAAATCCCAGAAAAGACTAT CTTGTGGAGATGGCCCAATAGTATTGATTTTAGCTCCAACCTGTGAGCGCGCTCGTCAAATCCAACAAGAGTGTACTAAATTTGCTGCAGCACACATTTTCGCCTTACTCGGCGGTGAACTGGATTGTTATAAAAATTCTCTTGTGGCATGTG GAGTTGGAATTTTAATTGACACACCTGAGGCCGTGCTTCATGCGTTAGAGTCATGTCATACAAACTTGCAAAGGGTCACATACCTTGTGGTGGATGGTGCTGATTGGATGCTAGCAGAAGAAGGCGTAGCAGAAGAAGGCGAGGACTGTAAGTCTCTAGTacaagaagttctttctcag ATTCCCCCAGACTGTCAAAAATTGTTCTGGGGTAGTAGCTGGCCGGAGGAGGCTGATGAACTTGCCAGGCCATTCCTTCGCGATGCAATCAAA GTTGAAATAGGTTCTCCAGTTCTGAAAGCTACACATCCAATAGTCCAAATTGTTGACATCGTTGCTGAAGATCAGAAATATGACAA ATTGGTAGGCTTGCTAGGTGATATCGCAGATGGCAGCAGAATACTGATATTCATGAATATAAAGAATGGATGTGAATCATGTAGTCTCCTCTCTCAGAAGCTTTCCAATGAAGGTTACGCAGTCTCGGTTCATGAAAACGTAAGTCAATCGGAAAGGGTCCAAATTATCTCTGGGTTAAAAGGTGGCTATGTCCCCATAATGATTGCAACTGATGTTGCTGCTTGTGATCCAG TTCTGAAGAATGTGAAATATGTTATCAATTACGACTTTCCGGGATCCATTGATGATTATGTTTACCGCATTATCCTTGCTGAGCCAAAAGGAACAGCATACACGTTCTTTACAACTGCTAATGCTAGGTGCGCAAAGGAACTTACCATCTTACTCGAGGAAGCTGGACAGAAGGTTAGTCCTGAATTGGAAGCACTGGCGCGTGATGTACGATATCCAG CTAGCTGCAGGGCTGGAATGCCTCTCGGAATAGGAAGCAATTTGATTGGGAAG GGTACAGTCGGGTATTACGCTACAATATATCGGCATTGTCCCGAGATGAAAAGTTATGCCACTTTCACTGTGAACACAGTCaacaaaaaaaag AAACTTCAACTGCATTTTGTGAGACTGGTGGAGGCATACGAATACTTTTCCTGCCTTCCTATTAGAGTAATTTATCTAACTATTGAGGCCGTTGATGGCCCGGCTTGTGAAATGAATGCTTATGGAGCAATAGTTGTGAAATGGGGGATTACTCGGGAAGTGAAAACCGTATATTTTGGTAGTGTTAAACCCAGTGGTCGTATGTCAGCACTTTTCGACATCAGAAAGAAAATTGGTTACAGAG TCTATAATATCTGGCCAGAAAGCAGCAGAAAGCTTGACGAGTTCCCTAGTCTCGCTGACGATGACTATATGAG gcaaagaaaaagaaaaggagccCGCCGCGTGGCTACTGCTTAG